The segment GAATTGTAGGAGTTGTTACTTGGGTGGATATACTTGGGATATTACCCTACACCATAACCAGACTATCAACTGGGAACATAGTTATATGCAACAAGCGCTAACTCAGCTATTGAAATGAAGACTTAAAATTTTTATAGTTTACATGCTGAAAACCGGTTGTCTTACATTAATAGGCCTAAATTAACCCAAAATCGGTTGCAACAAGGTGAGGTTTCCTGACCCGTACTTACTCTCAGGTCAATGGTAGAAGTTCATGTATGTTGTTCCTTTACAATCCGCAACTATGTATTAGTGATCATCTTATCTGTGCACATTTTCTCTACAGTTTGTGGTTTTAAAagcagtcaatgatgttccgAACATCAATAGATTTTGCTCGATatactacatttttaaaaacaatacacTTAATAGTAGAGAATGTCCAGTATACTTGATTACTAGTATACTTCTTACTGTTAAAATCAAAgtgtggtttatttgtcaaaatATTGAAAGTGTAGTAGCTTCAACTATTACAGCAGTGTGCTAATAAGAACTGTCACAATCATgaacataataacaataattattttaattaatatatattcataaaacatgaaatagACAATGTTAGAACTGAAAGTGCCCTATAAAATGTCAACGCAGGACTTGCATTTCAAAGTCAATATAAACATCTATTAGAACCAGAAAAGAAAACACCCAGTGGAGTAACTGAAATACTGCTCGTTCTCCTCTATGAGTGTGTTGAATTTTATGCGTAAGTTGTTACACTGTCAGAAGCTGGACTTCGAGTTCGCTGTAGATGGCTTCAGGGATCACAGCATCTTcttcatcagaatcagaatcagaatcagaatcagaagagctttattgccaagtgtgcttgcacacacaaggaattttctttggtgttggaagcttctagtacagacattcaacacaatgacaatacaatataatacgatatTGTTAAAGCCTACTACCTAGCTCAGTTGGTTAAACTGGTGGCAATACAAGCGGGAGAACCGGGTTCGATTCCTACCTGGAGCAGACTCGTTACATATATCCTGTTCTTAAGTGTGTAAGAATTCAAGCCAGCGGGCATGCAAACTGGGTCCTTCGGGGAAAGTGAGAAAGACTTGAGGAGTGCAACCAAAAATGCACCTTTCCATCATGCTAATTGCTAAACGCTGCCATCTTTTCCTGGGCAGAAATCAGTCTCTGATAGCTCCACCCTCACGCCATTACTCGTGACAGGAAGTTGGGAGGAGGTTCatgtttttgatgaaaaatTATGAGagcacatgaataaaaaaaaatgatttgcacAGATTAGTCAGTTATAGAAAAACACTACAACATCCCATAAAAAAGAGAGTTGTCAAACAGGGactttaatgctttttaaaaaagatTTGAGAAGCATTCTCAACAACAAACATTTGAAATAGCAACATGCAACATTGCACTTATGTTCTTGTTACATTACATGTTACAAAATATCAATCAAATGATATTACTTCGAGTTTATTAAGTGTACTCATGACAGTACTCCAAACTGTTTTGTACTGCATATTCTGGCAAGTGTGCAGGTCATTTAATGCATTCATGAAATCTGAAGCTGTGAACAGCAAACATATCAAATCCTGCACAGATAGTAAGGTAATAGTATGGTAGTGTGTACTGTTCCCGACACAGCCTTAACCTCAGGTTACTTCAGCGGGACCGAGCCTATAATAACTGTAAAACGCTTTGGATTAGTGCGACTGCTAAAATGACTACGCAACAGTATGTATTATTACATTATACCAATGATTAAAATCTCAAATGATTGTTAGGTTATCAAAGATCAAACCCTATTCAGACGTGTCTCAGACTTTTAAACTGGTTTGCCATCTGGGTTGAAGAAGGTGTCAGACAGTGAAATATATGGCTGTGTGTGGAGACTGTGATTTTATTAACATGCAGATTTACAGTCTTTTCAATGTGATCGTACCGGTTAATGTGGATGTTGGTGAATTGTTATAGATGAAAATAAGCTTTGGGTAGGAAGGCATTGGCTAGTATTGTCCTGGTGACTGGTATGGTACAGTATCTGTATTCAGTGTCTGGTAACAGGTTACAGCCCATCCCTGTTTTATGGATTATATGTAAATGGAGTCTGGTGTGTGTGACAGAAGAAAGTTAGAGGCCGTGAGCGATTGTCCGTCAGATGAGACGCTCAGACGTGATCCCACTGAGTGAATAAAATGGATTAGATCATCGGCTACAGAACATCCACTCCGCGGATGACAGATCTCAAGAGATGCCTGTACGTAAAGCACCTGCGATGATAACTAACAGCAAAACACTGAAGATGCACACAACTATGCCACGATGCTTTTTGATCTGGCAACGTCTTAAATACATAGGCTGCAAAAAACTGAGAGGCAGAAGtatattatttttcttaaagggccagtgtgtgaaatttagcggcatctagcggtgagtttgcgaattgcaatcaacggctcactccaaccctcacccctccctttctaagcactacggaggctgacacagacatcgtcttgttttcacttctttgtaaATGGAGgcaatgtatttatgaaacacgttagagcagtttgtctgttaagggctactgtagaaacaacatggtgaattcaatGTAAAGGGACCCgggctgtatgtagatagaaatagttcatacataacaaaaacataacgctGCATTATGTAATTTGTcttaatacacctctgaagactaGTTATGGGTATTAtagtgcatttctgtcagtagatcctccaaaaaacgacacactgcacctttaagtttTACAAAAACTTTGATTGtataattgaataaataaaagcaggtacattttttttgtggctGATTTATTTTGCGCTTGCTGTTGTTTTACTGTCACCTTACCTTGCATGTCTTGAATTTCCAGATGTTGTATTTTATCATTATGTTTGTTATGGCTGTACTGTTGTTTCTTCATAACAGATTAATTTATAATTCTGTGGCTGATTTGCTTGACTAAAAGATCAAATACATATTcttcaaaaacaaacaagtaaataaataatctcACGATGCACACTACAGTATCCTTTGCTTTCTTTACATTAACTTTGACCCATGATTATCTTGCTTGCATTGGTTCAATTTGGAATACTCATAGAAATGACAGATTTCTGTTTTCATAATTCcaagatttgtattttttaattatttagtatttatttgataccaacacagtatttatttcAGATAGGTTTCATCCATGTTCATTGCAGAAagagaaaaacttgcaataataccatgtatttcAATACCAtatactgtgttttatttattaatgtattactattatttttatatcataatgtaggtaaagctgctttgcaacaatgaaaattgtgaaaactgCTATTTAAATCAAACTAAAGTGAAAAGCCTTTACGCAAGATGTTTTGggaacaaaatgaaatgaattgacttttttaaataaatattttattttcaatgaaaataaatacattttcttaagaTAGAATCAACaacatttcaaaagcatttgAGGGAGCACAGCAACAGCAAATAACAGCACACCGTTTGGAAGAGAACATACAATCTCATTTTTGTCCAGACAAAACCAACCTGCTGCTGACACTCTGAACTGATCTGTGGGGAGGGTTACGCGAGtcaacatttcaaacattcctcatttaagaaaaaaaaatcctgttacaCGATGCCATTTTCTCAAATTTCCAAGCGTGGCAAATAAAAGGCCACAGATAACTAGGGAAGACACCGTAGTCTCTACAGATacagaaaatacaacaaactgaATCAATGTGATAAGCTTAATATCCCTTCATTATGTTATAAAGCCCTAAACAACCAGCCAAATTTGAGTTACAGAACACAAGATATGATCCGTTTGGTTCTCTCCGTTTCCTTGTTTGTGCTTTTTTCCCTTTCGGTGACCATTGTGCACTCGTCTGATGCTGTACGTACAGAAACGAGCCAGCCTGGGGCTCTAGCTCTGATGGAACAGATTAACCTACTAGTACTGTATGCTGTGCTATTTCTATACCAACCCAACCCCCACAGAGTCCTGAACAGAACAAACTACCAACACAACACCACAGGAAGTTCTCAAACCCCTCAccccaccacaacacaataaacaaaatgtccATTTTGTAATTATTGGACCATCGGACATGACCTGACAAATCAAGAAATTGGTACAATGGTGAGCATCAAACGACAGCTGAGCAATGTTGACATTCGAGATGATTTAGACACAAGTGAAGTCACACGTATGTGGCCTGATGAGAGCATAGGAGCGAATGTCatctttttctctttaaatcGTACAAAAACAAGAATCCTCTGTTCATGGTTCGAGGTAAGAGTGTCAACGGTGAGTAGTTAGCAGTATCAGTATGGTGTAAGACACTATAAGGCAGTTCTACAGTTCAGACTCATGTGCAGGGAGATCAGACTCAACATTTACGCAGAAATATATACCCCAGAATATAGGACACATGAGTGTTGAATTGACTAaaggcagaaaaaaagaaacatcatCATCCCGTTAACCATTTCCGACATCATTAAGAGCTCTTTTTTAAAGCCAGCTTCACCTATTTTGAAGTACCAGCCTTCATTTCCCACACAAACATCATCTTTCAAGTCTTGGCGTTAGTTTGACAAAAGGCAGGTTTCTGCATCGCGTCTGCTTTTTGGTAGGCAtcatacataaatacatttctaaatGCTATCGACTCCAACTTCCCCTTAGGGGGCAAAGCGGTTTCTGTGTTGTTCCACGCAGACTCCTTTTTCCACCATGTGAATGTACATTCGACCCCGGGCAGTCGGTCAACATCAACCTGAAGGGACAAGACGTCAAAGCCACACTTCAGCTGGCCAATCTTAGTACCCAGTTCTTCTTCGAAATCTTTGCCAAGTATTCTTTAAGAGCAAACAGATTGACATTGTCTTGGTGATCGAAGCCTTTCTCTGCTCGAGGGACCAGAACCTCGGCCGTCCTTTCAGCAGCTGACAGTACTGGGCTGCTGCTTGCACACAAAGTCCGAGAAAAAGTCAAACTCATTTTGTCCTAGAAAAAGCTCAGGCAGTTCTTGGACGCGGTCCAAGCCGAGCTCCAGCACTAAGGACGTTAGAACCTCCTCATCAATCAAGTCCATGTCCATGACGTTGAGGCCCAACGCCGGTCCACCCATCCCCATCTGCATGCCCGCCAACTGAGCGGGACCCATTCTGTGCTGGACGTTTCCCATGTGGTGCCCGTTGATGGGCCCGTGCGGGTGCACGTTGTACTGGGTGTTGAGTTTCTGAAGATGCATGCTAGCCATGAGCTGTTGAGATGCTGTGAGACCTCCTCCGCCCATGTACTGCTGTGGGTTCTGGTGCATGTGATGATGTTGTGCCTGAGGATGtccctgctgctgctgctgctgctgatgaTGATGCTGCTGTGGATTCGGCCCCCCATACATCATGTTGGCTTGCTGCATTTGGTGGGGGTGTCCACCGCCCATCTGGCCATTGATGTGACCGTTCATGACGCCGTTCATCGCATTCCTCTGCCTCATGGCCGCCTCCATGGAGCTCTGAGGACCCCTGCCGTAGTGCATGAGCTGCCCGTTGGGAAGGGTTCGCAGGCCGGCCTGGGGTCCGTGTGGGGAAGGGCCGTTCATTCCCATGCGATACCCGTGCAGGCCTCCGCCGGCGGAGCCGTGGGTCATGGGCATCATCATGTGTTCGGCCATGGCTTCTTAACTGCAGAGATATgagaagaatgttagccatgGGGAGCAGCACTCGACGTCGGCTAAAACACTTCTAGAAAGCGCATAAACTGACAACAATGTAAACCTAACACAAGgaatgttcatgtttctaaatCGATCGCAGTTGACTTAAGCGCTTCCAAAAGCTTGACACATTGCTCTTAAACGCTTGAAGAAAGCAGCAGTAGAGCTCTTCACAGAAGATTTAGAGTCTACAGGAGCCTCCCGGAGGATCAAAACAATAACATGCGGCACGGAAGCGCTAAGTGCTCAGCAAACAAAGCCAGCCAACCCGCTGCCTGATACATGCCAGCACGAGATAGTGACAAAAAGAAACCATGGATGGGATCTTCTTGCAAAACATGACAACGTTTAGGATTTTGGAAGAGGTGTTTTGGATTCAAACTGTCAATGCAACTATAATGAACTGTTCATCTGTTTGCATACGTCACATGGATCGCAAATATCATAACACTGATGAAGATCCTTCTTCCTATTTCATACCATTCTCCTcttcttttatattttcaaaaccACAGTCGGATTTATTGTTACTAAATGTGTTGTTATGGAATATGGATTCATTCAAGAGGTCCAGAGCTACAAATCATAATGGGCGTATTAACTTATTTTTGGAAGTGCACATTTCAATCTACgatgaaataaatgtaggagatgacagaaaaaaagtaTTATGGGGTCGACCTCACCTCatatctctctttgtctctctacATAAAGCAATGCTTTCTATCTCTACTAAAATGAGGTCAGACGGTGTTGAGAATTGAAATAGAAATACTTGCATTTACACTGAATTCATTGCGTATTTATACACAGAAAACTTTAAGCGTCTCCTACACTGACTAGCTCAACTAAAAGATCTTTATTCTCAATACAGCAAATAATAAAAGAGAGACTGACACTGAAAGACACTGACAATAACTTACTATACCATGTTCTCTTTCATTGAGACAAtgttacacaaaacacatttaggtcaagaaaattaaaatgacatatttagaGTTGAACACCTTCTAAACCAGAATACAAAAAGAACACCTAAACTCTCCAATCATGTGTCCAATATTACAATTGTTATTAAATCTGTGACATtacatagaggtttgaaatacAGAAATACAGTATCACACATCTCTTACTcttctaaataaaaaaagcagGTCCAGTCAACGAAGCAGAATATAAGAGTGATGAGCTGAAATGAAACACATACCGTGAAATCGATGATGTTCTTGTAAAAAAGCTCTTTTGTCTTGCGTGTCTCTTTCAAGCCGCCGCACGTATATCCACTGTGTGCTGCTGAGCGCTTTCTGAGCCAGCAgggattacacacacacatacataaagaCACAGAGCGTGGGCAGGGCTATCTCTAACCCCTCCCCctgtctgctgtgattggctcTTCCTCTAATCTTAGACGTCACTGGTCAATTGTTCACATGGCCTTCGTTTTTATGTGCTGTTTAAGTCCTCAGCAATAACACATCAAGCCAAATATCACTCATTTGGGGAAACATCACATATCTTGATTTAAAAttcaattgttttttctttatttattcatatgttCACCTGTAGGATTATGGGTTTTATAGATCTATGAACATAAATTTGTGGGCCGACTCAGAAAACTCTTTCACCACGGCTTCATTCTTTGGTTTTCTTCAGGTTGTTTGTAATAATGCTTTTCCAGTAAAATAAGGtctgttgtgtgttttaggaCTGATGATGTTATTATGACAAAGTCCTCGTAGGACAATTAAACCGATGTTTTTTCAGATTGGCACCTAGTCTTTGCTGGTGTTAACATAAACGCAGGCTGTGGCATTTCTTCTCTTATGCAAATCATTGTTTACCATTTTAAAGAGAAAGCCAGAAACAAGCTGCTGATGTAAAATGAACTAATGGACTGACACCAGCTCTACTATATATACTTAGAGTTTAGTGTAGAAgttcacacacactttcacatGTGGCATTCAAGACAAGAAATAGTCATGCAGAAAGGAATGTGGCCACCAGACATGTAGGTgcaatcactctctctctctgccttctCTTTTTGTTTTCCATTGTCTCTTTTGTTAAAGTGTAAATTAATCCTGAAGCAGCTACATGCTGGAGTGTAACACATAGCATTTGCAGTGTGGACACAAATCATAACTCAAATCATGCTGCTTGTTGTCATATTCTCTCCAAAGTGATCAGACATATAATTTATGCTTGGCGGACATTAAAACACATTAGAGCGTATAAACCCAGACTGAAGGAGGAACTCAAGCCATATCTATTCTTGAGACTCGGGGGCTGTTTTGACTAACCGCATAATTACAATTTCCTGGTGAACACCTCATCATCCCACCAGCAGAATATCATCATACTATTCTTAgaaaacatacactgtaaaatattttccacgtaaaattgaaaaaatgtatgtatttttgaaatccggtcaaaaaactactgaaaagtaccgcaaatttacaatatattttttttattttatagtttatttatgGCGCCCAGCAGgcagaaaatgtcattttttacagttaatttacagaaaaagacagcaaatttacaagaaaaacagagaaaacatttttatatatccttatattttgtcattttactggaaaaatgtattattttacgATATATTTTCTTTGACCTGTTCAGTGTTTCATTTTCCTGTGACAAACCGAGGATTTTATTTCTCTTATCTAGGTATTCAGTGCTGAAATTCTTCATGCAGTTCCTTGTGGGATGTCAAAATGTGTCAAGAGCGGATGGCCCAACTAATAAGAAGATAAAATTAGCCTGTCTTGCTAATCTGGATTGACTTCACCTCAGTGTATTGCACAGGACCACAATGGCCTATTTAGAGCACAGCGCTTTATTAATGTGAATATGTTCTGAGAAACACACCGTACGGGAAAGAAATTGCTTAAACCACTTTTAAAACACCACCTGAGGTGAACATGGCTGTTAATGGGgtgtgaaaatgtattttttaatggcATTTGCAGACTTTTATAATGTGAAGAAGTGTGCAGTTTTACATCACTGCTGACACCAAAAAAAAAGACACATTCAACAGCGGATTAACCTCTCACACCATCTGTTGAGCCCAAAATGgacattataataattaaaagcCCGTGGATAAAACCGGTCATATAGCAGATTTGCCCATGTACTGTAGGCGCTAAGtgaacttttgtcattttaaagatcAGTTTCATATGACAGGGCTGAGCAGTACTGTGCAGATCTGTGATATAAGGAATTGTGGCGTGCAAACTGTACTCAACACAGATTTTTGTTGGGGGTGTGTCTGTGGCATTACTTCATTTGCATAACTCTACTGAATCTGAAggcacaacaacacaaacagcacaaataatataataatgaaataacGCTATCGGCCAGCGTATGAATGGCTCACTTACAGTAAAAAACCTTTTCAAAACAAGCAGAAAAATACATCCTTGACATTAAATCCTCCTCACTGGTGTTAAATCATCATGTTTCTTAACAACACAGTTAATAAGGTTTTTCCTAAACAATTACATGCCTGGACTAACAAAATGTCATCTGGAAGGTATAATTACAACCAACAGGTTCAATTTGAGACTAGAGCCCCATTTGACCTTCCGCATGGTCGAGCGAGAAAATGAAGGCATTGCTAGAAAGGTCAGAGCGATGGAAAGCCTCCTCTGACACATGTGCAACGCTACAAATTATCCCCAGTAATGTGCAGGTGGCGCGCGTCGAGCATTTCCATAACAGCGCCTATATTTCCCCCTGTGACATTTCATAAAAAGCGTGTGAATGTTTTCACAGCTGTGTTTAGCACATAGAAACCCACTGAGAGCCGAGTGGACAGAGAAACAAAGATGAATCCGTTTTTCTTTCATGGAATGTGGTGATCTAAGGTTTGGCCAGTGTGGTTTTGAACATTGAACATCATAAAAGAGAAAAGCATTCTTTTTTGAATGTTAGGATGCTTGTAGCTTTGAGTTGGATGGATAGCGATGCGCAAAGTCTGCGTCGAGTGATTTATGTGACCTGGGTTTGTATGAAATCAACAGGTAATACAGcaaaccacacacaaaacataccTGAACTATAGCCTGTCTGAAATCTCATGAAAAATTTCAgtccaaaaacaaacaaatattttgcCTTAGATTCTTTGATTTACATCATTGGTACAGTTTATATTGCAGCTATATAACACGTTGAATTCTTATCATTGTAAGGTGGAGTAAAGTGTTTGTAGTGTAAAAGAAAGTGGTAAATGAGAGTGATAATGTTTCTGTGATGGATGTTTTTAAAGCTTCAGCATTTTGGATCCCGTATAAGATGAAACGACAGCATCCG is part of the Triplophysa rosa linkage group LG16, Trosa_1v2, whole genome shotgun sequence genome and harbors:
- the cited4a gene encoding cbp/p300-interacting transactivator 4a; this encodes MAEHMMMPMTHGSAGGGLHGYRMGMNGPSPHGPQAGLRTLPNGQLMHYGRGPQSSMEAAMRQRNAMNGVMNGHINGQMGGGHPHQMQQANMMYGGPNPQQHHHQQQQQQQGHPQAQHHHMHQNPQQYMGGGGLTASQQLMASMHLQKLNTQYNVHPHGPINGHHMGNVQHRMGPAQLAGMQMGMGGPALGLNVMDMDLIDEEVLTSLVLELGLDRVQELPELFLGQNEFDFFSDFVCKQQPSTVSC